The segment TCATCTAAATATAAAAGAATAATGCTTAAATTATCAGGCGAAGCTTTAAGTGGCGAAAAAGGATTTGGATTCGATTTCGATGTTACACAAAGAATTGCCAAAGAAATAAAAGAAATAGTAGATATGGGAATAGAAGTAGGAGCTGTAGTTGGTGGGGGAAATATCTGGAGAGGTAGAAACGGAGAAGAAATGGACAGAACCACTGCAGATTATATGGGAATGCTAGCTACATGTATTAATGCTTTAGCATTACAAGATTCATTAGAAAATATAGGGGTTAATACTAGAGTGCAAACAGCTATTGAGATGAAAGAAGTAGCTGAACCTTTTATAAGAAGAAGAGCTATGAGACATCTTGAAAAGAAAAGAGTAGTTATATTTGCAGCAGGCACTGGTAACCCATATTTCTCAACGGATACTACAGCTGCTTTAAGAGCTGCTGAAATAGAAGCTGATGCAATTCTACTTGCAAAAAAAGTAGATGGCGTTTATGACAAAGATCCAAATAAATATGATGATGCTAAGAAATTTGACAAACTTTCTTATATAGAAGTATTAGAAAAAGGATTACAAGTTATGGATTCTACTGCTACATCTTTGTGTATGGATAATGATATTCCTATAATAGTTTTTGGACTTGATGAACCTAATAATATTAAAAAAGTAGTTATGGGTGAAGAAATAGGAACTATAGTATCTAAATAAAAAGGAGGAAATACCATGATA is part of the Clostridium botulinum genome and harbors:
- the pyrH gene encoding UMP kinase — protein: MSSSKYKRIMLKLSGEALSGEKGFGFDFDVTQRIAKEIKEIVDMGIEVGAVVGGGNIWRGRNGEEMDRTTADYMGMLATCINALALQDSLENIGVNTRVQTAIEMKEVAEPFIRRRAMRHLEKKRVVIFAAGTGNPYFSTDTTAALRAAEIEADAILLAKKVDGVYDKDPNKYDDAKKFDKLSYIEVLEKGLQVMDSTATSLCMDNDIPIIVFGLDEPNNIKKVVMGEEIGTIVSK